Proteins from a genomic interval of Armatimonadota bacterium:
- a CDS encoding sigma-70 family RNA polymerase sigma factor, protein MRITNTEELVAEYLESKNAALRDAIVVQLNGLVESLARKMNGLNEPMEDLVQEGYIGLLKALEAYDPTKGVLFTTYATHLIVGQIRHYFRDKGKIIKEPAWLQEMSHKVNKTVQELTQANGQAPTVEQIAERAELPCHTVEEVFRTRDIFKVASLDAPTDDDESDLGFDLDKVNGDEDSTVSVSIEDRIFLQSAIHRLKDIEQRVLGLFFYEGLNQTETAKRLGISCNYVSHILRNATQKLRRMMMEEELLDQQKRRQGRGAALSASERSVDAPSGLYSKEYATARLDEEIQRSTRYGSPVAMAILRLTNLERAQFAMGGLTASELMAEAANEARSVVRRADVLARFDDTSLIIVLPHAGHHAQQVAERAKEQIEEWLANVFEAAPGRPTASVGWASFPFDGLTANELELAALDRIEGADEPMPMAA, encoded by the coding sequence ATGAGGATAACAAATACGGAAGAACTTGTGGCCGAATACTTGGAGAGCAAAAACGCGGCCCTAAGAGACGCGATCGTCGTTCAATTGAACGGACTGGTGGAGAGCCTAGCCCGAAAGATGAACGGCCTGAACGAGCCGATGGAAGACCTGGTCCAAGAAGGCTACATCGGATTACTGAAGGCGCTGGAAGCCTACGATCCGACCAAAGGCGTGCTGTTCACAACCTACGCCACGCACCTGATCGTGGGACAGATCCGCCATTACTTTAGAGACAAAGGAAAGATCATCAAGGAACCGGCATGGCTGCAAGAGATGAGCCACAAGGTGAACAAGACGGTCCAAGAACTGACCCAGGCCAACGGCCAAGCGCCCACGGTCGAACAGATCGCCGAGCGCGCCGAACTCCCGTGCCACACGGTCGAAGAGGTGTTCCGCACTCGAGACATCTTTAAGGTCGCCTCCCTGGATGCGCCGACCGACGACGACGAGAGCGATCTTGGATTCGACCTCGACAAAGTCAACGGCGATGAGGACAGCACGGTCTCCGTCTCGATCGAAGACCGCATCTTTCTGCAATCCGCCATTCACCGACTAAAGGACATCGAACAGCGCGTGCTGGGCCTCTTCTTCTACGAAGGCCTCAACCAGACCGAAACCGCCAAGCGATTGGGAATCTCCTGCAACTATGTCTCGCACATCCTGCGCAACGCCACCCAAAAACTCCGCCGTATGATGATGGAAGAAGAGCTCCTTGACCAGCAAAAGCGGAGACAGGGTCGAGGCGCCGCGCTGAGCGCCTCCGAACGATCGGTGGACGCGCCCAGCGGTCTCTACTCCAAAGAGTACGCCACCGCCCGACTGGACGAAGAGATCCAGCGTTCGACTCGGTATGGATCGCCTGTCGCAATGGCCATCCTAAGGCTGACGAACTTGGAGCGAGCGCAGTTTGCTATGGGCGGATTGACAGCCAGCGAACTCATGGCCGAGGCCGCCAACGAAGCAAGGTCTGTCGTTAGGAGAGCCGACGTGCTGGCGCGATTTGACGACACATCGCTGATCATCGTGCTGCCTCACGCCGGCCATCATGCGCAACAGGTGGCCGAACGCGCAAAGGAACAGATTGAGGAGTGGCTTGCCAATGTCTTTGAAGCGGCCCCGGGACGACCGACAGCGTCCGTCGGTTGGGCCTCCTTCCCGTTTGACGGCCTGACCGCGAACGAACTGGAACTTGCCGCCCTCGATCGCATTGAGGGCGCAGACGAGCCGATGCCGATGGCGGCCTAA